The Salvia miltiorrhiza cultivar Shanhuang (shh) chromosome 2, IMPLAD_Smil_shh, whole genome shotgun sequence DNA window AAAGTATTTTATTGGCTTAAAAGTGTCGGTGTAATGTCTTATTCTCTTCGTATATTTCAATAATTGTCATAATTTGTAAATAATTTCTTCCTGGATAAGTATTACTTCACCggccataaaaaataatttatttttatcattatgagatgttcacaaaaattaatttctttttatttttagaaaattttTATTACATGATGGGCCATTTTCTCCAcatacaatataattaattatcattattaacattaCTTGTAAATTTGGATCAtttctccattcacaatacactaactatttttattaaaattaatatcatctctttttaaaactattttttggcGTACGAAAAGAGTACATAATTAAAACGTTGTACAAAAGTAATGCCAAACAATCAAATTTACCTTTGTTCAGTATTTAATACCATTATAATTTTATAGACTctttataattttcataataaataaaagtaaaagaaGTATATTTGTCAACTTTATTGATATGCATTTTCTATATCTAAGATCACTTGTTTTAGAAcgagagagtatttttttatcAACAATTGGACaactttaacaatttttttatcgATAATTGGATAACTTTAATTTTACCGCCCATTTCACCATTCTCAAATATCTCTGGATTTCCATCCTCATTTGTCAATATTCTAATGCTTTGTTGACGGACAGATGAAGATTCATGGACCACCTCGTTTCTGCGACATTGTAAAAAAATGACTAATCCATAAAATATGTGGTGAGATGTGTTCTTGCAAATACCAGAGTTAGTACCGAGTAAGGTACTGCAACTTAGAAAGTAACAGAAACAGTAACAAACATGGACACCAAGAATGATAACCCAATTCGGTGATAGAACACCTACGTCTAGGGGGTTTCGCCCAGGGAAAACGTTCCACTATGAGAAGATAAGTTACAGCATGACTTACAGAAAGACTCGACCAATCTACGCCTATATAACTTCCCAAACCTTCAACAACGGTGAAATATTGAAAACTAGACAACGACTAATTTTCTAGGCGTGAACACCGGCGAACACCACGTAATCCCTCAAGAAACAAGAACCAACAATAAATAAGAGTATATGACTCTTTTACAATGTACGCACAAGTGTATAACTCACACACTCTTCTGCTAGTATAAAGAAAAGTACAGTATCAGGAAACGTACTACTGACGGTACCAGTCTGGGGGATATCTAGCAGGAACAAGAATTCTCGACTACATGGCGAGAGCAATTAAGAACGAAAATCCCCAGCCTTCTTCCACGAAATATGGCctctttttataaacttcaagCCTCCAATCTTATCTTGTAGCCCAAGTTAATCCTTGTTAGGTCCCCTGAGGGTTGAAAGGACAGGTGCATAGGGGAgaggggaatacacctgtaAGCTATTTTTCGGAGGTTACTTAAAATCAACACCTTTTTACTGAAAGACAGTTTTACTGCTTTGAAAATGTGTGCTTCAGTTTAACAAGAGGtgggcgactgatactgaaacagAGGTTCAGTGGGTGACTTTAGTTAATCGAACTGGTCAATTAGCTTTAGTCCAAGTAAGGCTTCAATCGTAAGTAAAATAGAGTAGAGTTATTTATCTaactgactatcgaaagattgatcagttaatcctataactctagcagcggaatattaaacttagtgaaatagccTTGAAATATTTTCTTCAATGAGAATCCTTTAGTTACtattttcagttagtcagtattATAGAAACAGAGATATGCGCAGATACTGAAAATAAaagcaagtaagaacacaagagatttttacgtggttcgaaaaacaacgttcctacatccacggccagATGATCAATCTGACGAATATTATGTGcatatgcttacgggtgcatagCAAACATAGCTAcgatgcttacgggtgcaacgCAAACCTAACTgcaatgcttacgggtgcaaagCGACCTGTACTGATAAGGAAAACACCTTACAGCAACCAACTCACTGAGTTGGATTTTCATACTTAGCTTGCGGGTGCTAAGCAACCTAACTGTTTAGtttactggtactaaacaaccactgagCTCGGTCTAAGTCTCAAGCTCGATTACAAACACTTTTCTCGCTCTTTTGAAAAGGGGTATTGTAATataccaactaggattacttaGTACAGAATCTCAAGTAATCAGTAACTAGGCTAATGATCTATCTATGTGAATTTCCTAGTTATactaagagagtttaggtaatcagtaGAACTGATTTTACAACAGTGAGACActctcttcatcgattcaatgcTTAAGGAATATTGAGCTCTATTTGATTTTCTGTTGTAGCTTTGACATTGAGGATTGAATCGGaaccttctcttttcttttcttcaccTCTTTCATCTCTCACTTTCTTTAAAGATTTTCtgagctatttataggcatctctgaggaatagatccgttggcagagatcttcttcttcaaatcctacCGTTGGAGATAACGTCTTTATTCTTGCTCAGGTACTGAAAAGGACATTCTTCTAAAGATGGTATATTAAATGTTGTTGCATAAACATTTAATGTAAGTGAGTGTGCTTCCATCCTTTGTTTGATCAGTCGTTGACTTTAGTTCAGTCGACCAGCATAATCTCAGTATCTTTCTTCAGTTGTTCAGTTCTGCAGTTGAGTTTTGATCTTTGAAAGCTTCAGTTGTAGTTTCTTCAGTCGCTTCTTTCTCCTGCAATCTTCAGTCAAGATATTAAAGCTAAGCGTTTTTGTATCATTAAAACTAGGATggatatttcttttaatttccaACAATCTTTTTATGATCGTAAATGGAAACAGGAGTTCTAGCTTGATGGAGAACTCTGCTTGGATGATCTTGATCTATTAATCTGATAATTATTCTTCAAGACATAAGAGTCTAATCATATGGTGATGAATAAATTCGTGGGGCATCTAATTGATAAGAGGTATATCCATACAACAATTATACTTCAAATAGAATATTTTGTTTATCCTATAAAATCTGACAGATCTGATATTGTCCCTGATACTGTCTCTGATACagtctacataatgacaataCAACATAGAGTATCCATACTCTAACAGTTTAATTATTTCAGGACACGTGTGTGCCATGGCAAATTAAAACTATATTGCCACGTCAAATGTAGTTTAGCAGTAATTCTAATTAGTTAAATGTAAAATCAGATTACTAACAAAGTTCAGATACTTATGAATAGAATTTGAAGTATGAATACAAAATGAGAAAGTGGATAAAATTTGAGAATCTACATGCCATTACCCCAAACAAAATAATGTATTATTGAATTCGCCACTTGAGTTGcgatttaataataataatgagggTTAATTgtccataaaatactgaacctTCATCtaattctggttttgcacacaaactttgaattgtggcgtgataattactaaacttttgattttatctgattttgctactaatccaaatttcggccaaataccaagctaatatataatatggtgGGCCAATTTAGACGTGATGTATTTATTCTTGCGTGACAATTAGTTggcaaataatattttttatttaatttcttatcaataaaaaaagaacacaaagcaaataactcaaattgtcaGTAATTTactatatcaaatcaaataatagtactTTTTTAGTTGAcgtaattaattgaataaattcaataatcgTAAAGGGATTCTTCGAATTTAGGTGTGTCAGCCaaagaacattttaattattaataacttaacacacacacacacatatatatatatatatatatatatatatatatatataatatttagctaagtaataaagtttattaaattttcattatctaaagattaatctttttataaactatatgtatttatactatttgaatgacttctattttatatattggagtaatcagttgtgtaatagtgaactagaaaaaaattgatttaaacttgagaattaaaaaatactattatttgatttgatatattaagttattgacaaattgggttatttgctttgtgttatttttttattaataataaattaacaataaatacgtCACATCAAATATTGGCACGCCATATTAGTAGTCTGATATTTGaccggaatttggattagtagcaaaatcagataaactataaagtttagtaatttccacgctacagttcaaagtttgtgtgccaAATTAGAATTGgacgaaagttcagtattttatgggcaataataataataataagtatttGGGAATGAATATTAAATTGCGTATAAAATCGAAAATTGGTTATAGCTCATGTTTAATGTTTAATCCCATTAAAATTGTGTCCATCATTATAGTGTGATTTATGTCGGCAAGGCCAATGGCGACGCATCAGTATAATGTGAATTGAACAACGGGAAATTAACACCTTCACAAAATTAATCAAGGCAGAAAAAGTTGTGGtcaataattttcaaaatttaatttgaaatatcCAGAAGAAGTAGACATATTTTGGCTTTTTGGTTGTAGTTGTGTTGTGTTCATCTCCACGTCACGTGCACTATTATTCTGACATGTTCCATAAAAAGTTGGTCGCTATAGTCGCACGTTTAAATTATGGTAGTCCAAATATTCACATTGTTTATCAAACTCCTTTTCAGTTCCCACATGCTCGAAATTTGGAATGAACCCTACAACCTTGGAGGATTGCTTACATATAATTAatctccctccgtcccaataaaagtggtcactttttttgggcacggaaattaagaaagagattgttatgttttaattgagtgtgacccatcaaaattagtgagtaatttttagaaaatggcctacaattgttgaccaaattagtgagtaattgttgacttaattaaaataaacttttgccatttttagaaagtagccacttttaatgggacacccaaaaatgaaatgtggccacttttattgggacggagtaTAAACTTGGAATGAAAAGTTCATCATACAAATAAAAAGTCTCCGATCACCAAAATCCTCAATAGTCAAAGTAGACTCTGAATGGGATAATCTATTGTGATGTCGATATTGTGTATAAGAGTCAAAATTTATTAGAGAAGCcgaaattataatattaatacaaataatgaaataaatacCATTagaattacaaatatatatgcTATTAACATATGGATATGAGTTTAAATAGGATCTCGTCTTGTTTGATCACATATATAGTAAGAGGATCTCTCacatatttttatgatctcaaaaTTAGTAGGGACACGATAATTTATGCAAtcagtattaataataataataataataataataataataataataataataataataataataataataataataataataataataataataataataataataataataataataataataataataaactgcaATGAGGAGCTATATATCCACGAATCCTAACGGCTAACATGTCCGTTTGGTGATTATAAATAAGATgtaatcataaaaaaatgaataatactAGTTGTTTTTAGGGATAgcattaaaattaaatcaaattgcaAAATATGGTCCGTTTATCTTAGTAAACGAACCGAAATTGTATTGGtatcaaaatcaaatcaaattaaaccATATTAATATgatttgatttgcagtttatacatactagtgtatctcccgcACGATGTGTGGGTGATTGTGAACTACACATATAATATACTTActtcgttcataaaaaatatgacatataATATACTTACTTCGTTAATATACTACAATAATACTAATAGACAACATAAATGTTTACAACATCCTTTATAATGTGGTTGTTTTCTAATTCCTTTCGTAACATAAACTATAAATATATGATTTGATATCTCTTGATAATAATgttattttttctattaataaattttatacattaaataaatattaatgcaTAATATAATAGTCAAAATATCATAAGAAGACAAAATAAGGAAAACAAAAGGTTAACAGATTAGTTTAAACACGTCGAATcttcagaaaaataaatataaaaaaatgaaaaacatttaattatacatttaacattatttcaattatattaatattgttaatattatatttgctgaatttgtttaaagatattattaaaatacgatTTTATCCagagaggaaaagaaaaaagagaaaagatgtACAAACAACCCTTGAGAAcaaaataaacttttaaaatttatttgtttagagATATAATAATGTACTATCATTCTTCCGAAAACTACCTTAAAAACAcaattaaataacaaaacaTTAATGTCGGTTTTGTATTGTAATGTAGGAGTAGTATCATTAGCTTAGAAATAATCCACGTAGCATGCAtgcaatatttatatatataactttttgAATAACCatgtacatgtatatatattatttaattcgtGTGGATATACATTAATCAAATATATTATTCACTTATTAGTTTTAAACTCATGTGCAGtactaaatttaaatatatacatttaaGTATGTAGGTTtcttattataaataattatatagataaacatttatcactatataaaaaaaattgtttatatatgtaaatttttttattttatttttataaaattattttctaattaGGAGCACGATTAGACTAAcattaattcaataaataaaatatttttcaagcattttataacttaaaagttcactaattttcaaataaaatttgtaaaaaaaataaatggttttgggctgtgacaaaagTGATCATATACTCCCCGGCCCCAAATAAGTGtattcaaataaaatcaaaCTGCCCACTAAATACGATTTGACTTATGTTTTAAACTAAATCATATACACCCCTAACTGGTCAGCTATTTTAAAGTTGTCTTTCATGAATAGTTTGTGCATGTCGgcattattaaaaaaaactacGCATATGCCGAATAATAAATTTGTAATTCCCTTGATTTtatacttttttctattttgagtaaATTATTTCACATAATTTCAtaacaattaaaattttaattttaatttaatcaatttaATATCATAAATGTGAAATCTTTATGCTATTCACAACActcaattaatttattaaaactcgcaTCATTTTCAAATAGGGATGGCTACGGGGCAGGGCGGGGCCGGGTATTGCTTTCCCATCCCCATACCCGCCTAAGAAATTCATCCCCAGCCCCGCCTCCATACCCGTTTAAATCGGGACAAGGTCGGGGCAGGGTATTATCCAATGGGAGAAGaatacccgtcgggtatccacaaaattttaatttaaattaaagttaaagtttgcaataattttaacttaatttttatttcaaatttatttaaactTTCATTAAAATTTGCTTTTTTTCCTTATAGAATAAAGAAAGAATATAGCAAAGTTAATGAAGTTAAGTCTTGTGTAGGAAATCTTATTTATAAAGCCAACTTTCCTCATCTattctttatattttcaatGTGGGACAAAAAGAGATGAGAAATGTGGGAGAGCTGAAGAGAAACAATGTCCCGCattgaaaaatgaatgaaaaaggTGGGTGAATTGTGTTATATAAAGAATGAGAAAAATGTTATATatcataaatttgaattttaatataatattaatactaatatatttcgtaataataaaaaataatttaaaatatactaaatatatattattcggGGCGGGTTCGGGGTGGGGATCTATATACTCGCCCTCGCCCCGAACCCGACTCGGGTTTTATTTTTCATACCCGTCCCCGCCCCGACCCCAAAAGTATTGGCCCCATCCCCGCCCCATTAgggtcgggtacccgaacccgcgGGTATAATTGTCATCTCTATTTTCAAATGAGTATGAAATCGGAGAATATACGATAGAAAGTAGTACACAATTGGAAGACTTTCACTTCCCAATATgagtaattatttttacttcACAATTCAAAGACTCACTTTCAATTAATTCGAGTAATTAAAAACTCGTCCTTTACGAGACCTCGTGTAGGAACACAtgactatatatattttttatattacattAACTAAAGTAGCAAGGTTAAAAGTactgtatatatatgtagcgTTTCTTCACTTCCCACTCTCAAAAAAGATTCAAGAAAATCACTTGAAACCTAGATgcaataagtaaaaaaaaaaaaaaatgaatcaaaacCGCATTTCCCCCTCCAAATTTGATAGAAAAAGTATTGAAAAAAACAGAAGAAATCAGTTGAAAGCCCTCTACTGCAAACTCTGCTCTCTCCTTCCTCGTCAATCGTCAAAGGTATTAATCATCACTTTCTCCATTTCctcacacacacaaaaacagtTATTCTGATTTCTtatttatgtatgtatgtaGGAAATAGGCAATATGTCAGATGAATTAGGGGAAGCTGCAAGCTACATAAAGAAGCTGCAAGAGAGGTTGGAGGCGATGAAGCGGAAGAGGGATTTTTTGAAGGTTAGAAAATCTGAGAATTTGAAGTCGAATGAATCCGATGGTGGGAGTGAAGGGCCGGTGGTCCAAGTTGATGGCAACGGCTCCACTCTGAAGGTGGTTTTGATGAGTGGAATCCAAGAGCAGTGCATGTGTATGTGCATGTTGAAGGAAACTCTTAGGATTCTCATGGAAGAAGGTGCGGATGTTGTTAGCGCCGCTTTCTCTGTGCTGGATCGAACCGTCATTCACACTGTGTATTCCCAGGTCTCTACCTACCTATTTCTTCaattaatattagtattatttggGATGCATATATGTTTCTATTTTTTCATTAACTTTATCATGTCATCACAATGCAGATTGGAGGCAGTGGATTGGAAAATGAAGGTGCAAGAATATCTGAGAGACTCAGGAAGTTCGTGGCTGATGAATATTAGTCCCAGTTATCGATTTTTAAGTTTAATTACGAAgagatctaaataaaataaatcttgGGTTTTCTTATTCAGTGTTTGGATTTGGTGTAGTGCAAACAATAACTGATAATTTCCATGTTTCTAAATTTGGAGATGCAAGCGATCATATATAATCAGTCAATGGgaattcctcaaaaaaaaaaacagtcaATTGATTGTGTAGTTTGAAGATGTTGGGGTCGTGTTTACAGACAATGAAAGAAGCAGAAGCAGCAAGAATAATGGTTGGTATTGCATTGTGTGTTGAATATTGATTGGTTGTTGATGGACGGTGATAAGTGTGAGTCAATAATAGAAGTCCGCGTTGTGTGTTTGATGTGATGGACGGTGGCTCCCACATTCGGATCGGAGTTTGGGCGTGTTTGTTGATGGACGGTGGAATGCTCAACCCTTCGAGTATTGACTTAAAGTGTTTGGCAGAGCAAAACACCTTATAAGTTGATTAGgaatttataagtttttttaaagagtttgacaaaataagcttataaacagcttataagcttcttaaaaaatgaatttctctacctcaatttattttttataatttcatatgtaataatcattttacaaatatttttcaattataatttattattttcatcatatatcatttaagttcattttttttcgattttctctctagcaaaaaaattctctctctagcttataagctcaattattcaaacactttgacaacttataaactcttaaaaattacatcttataagatcttgaaacatcttataagctccaagagcttataagagcactcccagcagatcacctaagttcatcactaactctaaatttaggctaaaacaattgaaaatgagataaaaaaatgtatccagcagatcccctaaattggatggagcccacaaaatattttacacctacctaaattcaatcttaaatttacacctaccctaaatttattttaagcttataattagtagggcccacacataattattgtttttatgtagaaaataggagatctagtgtatgcatttataaaatcgagatcctaaaattaaatagggaagctttaggaagaaatataggagcataattttgagatttctgctgggagtgctctaagctCTTtcaaataagcttagccaaacaccctcttagtccTGTCAAACTATCGAGTTATTCAAATACAGGTTAATTGAATTAAGAAAAATTtcgaattaaaatttttaatcttAATTCTAAATATCCGGATTTCAGATTAGCCTACCGAATTAATCggacttaaaattttattttaaaaaaattaactaatatatttcttttcataatattatatttataatataaataaacgCATAAATAAGTAACATTTCAACGTCGACTATCATAataattaaagtgttaataggcaaaagtgcctatttttgttaaataattatcattttttaatttttatatataaatattttatgttaagtattggaTTACAAATACaaagaagtgaaatgatgagtataact harbors:
- the LOC131013440 gene encoding transcription factor bHLH162-like, with translation MNQNRISPSKFDRKSIEKNRRNQLKALYCKLCSLLPRQSSKEIGNMSDELGEAASYIKKLQERLEAMKRKRDFLKVRKSENLKSNESDGGSEGPVVQVDGNGSTLKVVLMSGIQEQCMCMCMLKETLRILMEEGADVVSAAFSVLDRTVIHTVYSQIGGSGLENEGARISERLRKFVADEY